One genomic window of Melanotaenia boesemani isolate fMelBoe1 chromosome 20, fMelBoe1.pri, whole genome shotgun sequence includes the following:
- the cep170ba gene encoding centrosomal protein of 170 kDa protein B isoform X1, translating to MSVTSWFLVSSSGTRHRLPREMIFVGRDDCELMLQSRSVDKQHAVINYDQNTDEHMVKDLGSLNGTFVNDLRIPDQTYITLKLSDVIRFGYDAHVYILEKSQHKVPEEALKHEKYTSQLQLGIKSLESKIKEKQLLHSSEKSKDSISNVKLQDRTERKALSLTATTDSPISKPTPLYGQPSWWGEDEDPANKRLNREGKMPEQESPEPDKDIPRYAVNGSLSDSQAKTTFSYRREPSYFEIPTKEFQRPTKKPESQVQEVPTKDTSDPTQCVPSSPTPPVVQSHASFTIEFDNCSPGKMKIKDHVTKFALRQQRKPSTEVATTPTEVISAESKVADWLVQSNASMMMRSQCEDVHSTNGDPSVLKITKANHGEDDSHNNSGHPAINGNDFLHSDSRIVPQVSPQTRRASPPQRFNSPDSEGPVSYSPSESQSISSQTKAEPHQAFVIEFFEDNSRKKRSQSFTNTTAPPEPSGLHLQQDKGRKSLSPTGERQVPPSSSTIPPTQRYTIPLKEPASSGFQRAGSLRKEKTEDRTSTSFSARSTSSVSVRPFSSVGRRSKLTQEFTAELLKQQKQSSSSSWNKSTSDTPKAAQRGTVLVSKSVQNSTSPPSSDRPLQPRASSPIRQPVPLKVPIMAVASQSEEVKSPRNEEDDSLSDAGTYTIETDVQDKEIEEARNKIDQVFGVVDNPERRKHSEAESSSAFRPVVVQGREEHRQSSCGEVRPAPEQGYRLVKGQPAGAVLQGAPKWMSCWASLADSYTESGPSSGLFDIPSQMELSGGARGNIIHKATISRHHDGSDADARRILPQVPQGDRSDIPTPSIHVHYNPNSTFDVENSSSAAPRNQDGIHRLTVQDDVEPDSLSDASKSDDGSIIEQRKPLSDTEEKKRQDKPSLPVKSTSFYIGSEEESKPQREGLKPSTPKAERKHVNRTFSTATLTKQKGSEDSGKVKPAASAPVLGHSTSPERKEAPVPLLIRQESFTKEKPSNAGLPNISSQPFQREPDCGLFQGTSSQDTHSYLKQTEDVLAVLEAKFQAEQSGATPSPIMDSLSGDSDVDTSSTVSQHSNKTKPNSPVRNQSAGSLQRERSSASTASQDSNPHSASSEKHHSYGSKNTTKTEHVRRPVGLRRSVGKRGSTDLSDDPQSLPYSDQEYNNQTRKKYNVPLQKEDGKTSRASQALNRANSLTTPRPTRASMLRRARLGEASDNEGTEIDKMPGNAVVKQPQETKKLSRLDMLAMPRKRTGSFNTPSDNEASSTPQWTGRSTGFSNRSTESSSSSIQRVSTPGAKPAERPQKAALSRTPVTRARSSSAKYASSTASSRRRQKGSDYTSTSDEEYDSNRSNLKHKRSQHFPASHSQPRAQPVVARHPKSCSRGSEEENQEGHNFQNWSAHSAEIARLSQDLAKDLAILAREIHDVAGDGEPQMPGVDHNAPVASATAHGQLVSHTPETGSNHRVQKGCTPRREPDQSSGDREQNSRQQAQTRDEVIGDSLMLSPVHQVIMAIRENMEQLADKIKVLFQDRMDIWEEIEAKMNSDSDFPVFKANDKEITSMLRELWHVKRQIEVINTVLEPSGTQEATSSSASAVSSSSGVRSSKPPSSRDWRTVHSVSKRGGGPRPSESVRRAAVTPDDLREGYLV from the exons TCTCGCAGTGTAGACAAACAGCATGCTGTGATCAACTATGACCAAAACACAGACGAGCACATGGTGAAAGATCTGGGCAGCTTGAACGGG ACATTTGTGAATGACCTCAGGATCCCAGACCAGACCTACATCACCCTCAAGCTGTCGGACGTCATTCGTTTTGGTTAtg ATGCTCATGTGTACATCCTCGAGAAGAGTCAGCACAAGGTCCCAGAGGAAGCTctaaaa CACGAGAAGTACACCAGCCAGTTGCAGCTCGGTATAAAATCTCTGGAATCCAAGATCAAGGAAAAGCAACTGCTTCACAGCTCAGAGAAGAGCAAAGACTCTATCTCCAATGTCAAACTGCAGGACAGGACTGAGCGAAAGGCCCTGTCCCTCACAG CTACCACAGATTCTCCAATATCCAAGCCTACACCTCTGTATGGCCAACCATCCTGGTGGGGGGAGGATGAAGACCCAGCCAATAAAAGGCTGAACAGAGAAGGAAAAATGCCAGAACAGGAGTCTCCAG AACCTGATAAAGACATTCCCAGATATGCAGTCAATGGTTCATTGTCAGACAGTCAGGCCAAGACCACGTTCTCTTACCGCCGAGAGCCAAGCTACTTTGAAATCCCAACCAAGGAATTCCAGCGACCCACCAAAAAGCCAGAGTCACAGGTTCAAGAGGTTCCAACAAAGGACACTTCAGATCCCACTCAGTGTGTCCCCTCAAGCCCAACACCCCCTGTGGTCCAAAGCCATGCCTCCTTCACCATCGAATTTGATAACTGCTCCCCAGGgaaaatgaagataaaagaCCATGTGACCAAGTTTGCGCTCCGCCAACAGCGAAAGCCATCCACGGAGGTAGCTACCACACCTACAGAGGTGATTTCAGCAGAAAGTAAAGTAGCTGACTGGCTGGTCCAGAGCAATGCTAGCATGATGATGAGGTCACAATGTGAAGATGTGCACAGCACAAACGGTGACCCATCAGTTCTGAAGATCACTAAAG CAAACCACGGAGAGGATGATTCTCACAATAATTCAGGGCATCCCGCAATAAATGGAAATGATTTCCTCCACTCGGACTCTCGGATTGTTCCCCAGGTTTCTCCACAAACCCGAAGAGCTTCCCCACCACAACGCTTTAACTCCCCAGACTCTGAGGGACCTGTGTCCTACTCTCCATCAGAGTCCCAGTCTATTTCCAGTCAAACAAAGGCTGAGCCTCACCAAGCTTTTGTCATTGAATTCTTTGAGGATAACTCAAGAAAGAAGCGCTCCCAATCTTTCACTAATACCACTGCCCCACCTGAGCCCTCAGGTCTCCACCTCCAGCAGGATAAGGGAAGAAAAAGCTTGAGCCCTACAGGGGAGAGACAAGTcccaccttcatcctccaccatTCCTCCAACCCAACGTTACACTATCCCACTGAAGGAACCTGCTTCTTCAGGGTTTCAAAGAGCTGGTTCTTTAAGAAAGGAAAAGACTGAAGACCGAACTAGCACTAGCTTTTCGGCTCGCTCTACATCATCTGTGTCTGTAAGACCCTTTAGCAGCGTAGGCCGTAGATCCAAACTTACACAGGAATTTACTGCTGAACTACTTAAACAGCAGAAGCAGAGCTCTTCTTCCAGCTGGAACAAAAGTACTTCTGATACCCCTAAAGCAGCTCAAAGAGGAACAGTGTTAGTTTCAAAATCTGTTCAGAACTCCACAAGCCCTCCTTCATCTGATCGCCCTCTTCAGCCTCGGGCTTCCTCTCCTATCCGCCAGCCTGTTCCACTCAAGGTTCCCATCATGGCTGTGGCATCCCAGAGTGAGGAAGTTAAGAGCCCCAGAAATGAAGAAGATGACAGTCTGAGTGATGCTGGAACCTACACCATTGAAACAGATGTTCAAGATAAAGAGATAGAAGAGGCACGTAACAAGATTGATCAG GTGTTTGGAGTTGTTGACAACCCAGAGCGAAGGAAGCACAGTGAAGCAGAATCATCATCAGCATTTAGACCTGTTGTTGTTCAGGGCAGGGAGGAGCATAGGCAGAGTAGCTGTGGGGAGGTGAGGCCAGCTCCAGAGCAGGGATATAGGCTGGTAAAG GGTCAGCCAGCAGGTGCAGTGTTACAGGGGGCTCCTAAGTGGATGTCTTGCTGGGCCAGCTTGGCAGACAGCTACACAGAGTCTGGCCCTTCGTCTGGCCTCTTTGACATCCCATCCCAGATGGAACTGTCAGGAGGGG CACGAGGTAACATCATCCATAAGGCCACAATCAGCCGACACCATGATGGCTCAGATGCTGACGCTAGACGCATCTTGCCACAGGTACCGCAGGGGGACCGAAGTGACATTCCAACTCCCAGTATTCATGTTCATTATAACCCTAACTCAACATTCGATGTAGAAAACAGTAGCTCGGCAGCCCCCAGGAATCAAGATGGTATTCACAGGTTAACAGTGCAGGATGATGTAGAGCCTGACAGCCTAAGTGATGCCAGCAAGTCAGATGATGGATCCATCATAGAGCAGAGGAAACCACTGTCAGatacagaggagaaaaaaagacaggacaaGCCCAGCCTCCCTGTCAAATCTACATCTTTTTACATTGGATCAGAGGAGGAGTCCAAGCCACAACGTGAAGGCTTAAAACCCAGCACTCCCAAGGCTGAAAGGAAACATGTTAACAGAACTTTCTCAACAGCCACTCTTACCAAACAAAAAGGCAGTGAGGACTCCGGCAAAGTCAAACCAGCTGCATCAGCCCCTGTACTGGGCCACAGCACCAGTCCAGAAAGGAAAGAAGCCCCAGTGCCACTGTTAATCAGACAAGAGAGCTTCACGAAGGAGAAGCCTAGCAATGCTGGACTCCCTAACATCTCTAGTCAGCCATTTCAAAGAGAACCAGACTGTGGATTATTCCAGGGGACCAGCAGTCAGGACACTCATTCTTACCTCAAACAGACAGAGGATGTTCTGGCTGTTCTTGAGGCCAAATTCCAAGCAGAACAATCAGGGGCCACACCTTCTCCCATTATGGACTCTCTTTCTGGGGACTCTGATGTGGATACTTCCAGCACGGTAAGCCAACATAGCAATAAGACCAAGCCAAATTCACCAGTTAGAAACCAATCTGCTGGTAGCCTCCAAAGAGAGAGGTCTTCAGCCAGTACAGCAAGTCAGGACTCGAATCCCCATTCTGCTTCATCTGAAAAGCACCATTCTTATGGATCAAAAAACACCACTAAAACTGAACATGTCAGAAGGCCAGTAGGATTGAGGCGCAGTGTGGGAAAGCGTGGCTCCACAGACCTAAGTGATGACCCTCAAAGCTTACCGTACTCTGATCAAGAGTACAACAACCAAACACGGAAAAAGTACAACGTGCCCCTTCAGAAGGAGGATGGCAAAACCTCCAGAGCATCTCAAGCCTTGAACCGTGCCAACAGTTTAACAACCCCAAGACCCACCAGGGCCTCCATGCTCCGCCGCGCTCGACTGGGAGAGGCTTCAGACAATGAGGGGACAGAGATAGACAAGATGCCAGGCAATGCCGTTGTTAAGCAGCCCCAGGAAACAAAGAAACTCTCCAGACTGGATATGCTAGCTATGCCTCGTAAGCGGACTGGTTCTTTCAACACACCCAGTGACAACGAGGCCTCTTCCACCCCACAGTGGACAGGCAGAAGCACAGGATTCTCCAACCGTAGCACAGAGTCGAGTTCAAGCTCCATTCAAAGGGTCTCTACTCCAGGGGCAAAGCCTGCGGAGAGGCCACAGAAGGCAGCGCTCAGCAGAACTCCTGTCACTCGTGCACGCTCCAGCAGCGCCAAATATGCTAGTAGCACAGCAA GCTCcaggaggagacagaaaggCTCTGACTATACTTCTACCTCAGATGAGGAGTACGACTCAAACCGGAGCAATCTTAAACACAAACGCTCCCAACATTTCCCAGCTTCTCATAGTCAGCCTCGGGCCCAGCCAGTGGTTGCTCGACATCCAAAATCCTGCAGCAGAGGTTCTGAAGAGGAGAACCAGGAGGGACACAACTTCCAAAACTGGTCCGCCCACAGTGCTGAGATTGCACG GCTGAGTCAAGACCTTGCCAAAGACTTGGCTATCTTAGCCAGAGAGATCCATGATGTAGCAGGTGACGGTGAGCCTCAAATGCCCGGAGTGGATCATAATGCACCTGTTGCCTCAGCAACTGCTCATGGACAG CTGGTTTCACATACCCCAGAGACTGGATCAAACCACAGAGTCCAAAAAGGTTGTACACCAAGAAGAGAGCCTGACCAGAGCTCTGGTGATCGTGAACAGAACTCCAGGCAACAAGCTCAAACAAGAGACGAG GTCATAGGGGATAGTTTGATGCTGAGTCCTGTGCATCAGGTCATAATGGCTATCAGAGAAAACATGGAGCAACTTGCTGACAAAATTAA GGTACTATTTCAAGACCGGATGGATATCTGGGAAGAGATTGAGGCCAAGATGAATTCTGACAGtgattttcctgttttcaaaGCTAATGACAAG GAAATCACATCTATGTTGAGAGAACTTTGGCATGTTAAGAGACAAATTGAGG TCATTAACACAGTTTTGGAACCCAGTGGTACACAGGAAGCTACCAGCAGCTCAGCTTCTGCTGTCTCCTCCTCGTCTGGAGTTCGGTCTTCCAAACCTCCATCATCACGAGACTGGAGAACAGTCCACTCTGTCTCCAAACGTGGTGGCGGCCCGCGGCCCAGCGAGAGTGTCCGGAGAGCAGCTGTCACTCCAGACGATCTCAGAGAGGGTTACTTAGTTTGA
- the cep170ba gene encoding centrosomal protein of 170 kDa protein B isoform X2: protein MSVTSWFLVSSSGTRHRLPREMIFVGRDDCELMLQSRSVDKQHAVINYDQNTDEHMVKDLGSLNGTFVNDLRIPDQTYITLKLSDVIRFGYDAHVYILEKSQHKVPEEALKHEKYTSQLQLGIKSLESKIKEKQLLHSSEKSKDSISNVKLQDRTERKALSLTATTDSPISKPTPLYGQPSWWGEDEDPANKRLNREGKMPEQESPEPDKDIPRYAVNGSLSDSQAKTTFSYRREPSYFEIPTKEFQRPTKKPESQVQEVPTKDTSDPTQCVPSSPTPPVVQSHASFTIEFDNCSPGKMKIKDHVTKFALRQQRKPSTEVATTPTEVISAESKVADWLVQSNASMMMRSQCEDVHSTNGDPSVLKITKANHGEDDSHNNSGHPAINGNDFLHSDSRIVPQVSPQTRRASPPQRFNSPDSEGPVSYSPSESQSISSQTKAEPHQAFVIEFFEDNSRKKRSQSFTNTTAPPEPSGLHLQQDKGRKSLSPTGERQVPPSSSTIPPTQRYTIPLKEPASSGFQRAGSLRKEKTEDRTSTSFSARSTSSVSVRPFSSVGRRSKLTQEFTAELLKQQKQSSSSSWNKSTSDTPKAAQRGTVLVSKSVQNSTSPPSSDRPLQPRASSPIRQPVPLKVPIMAVASQSEEVKSPRNEEDDSLSDAGTYTIETDVQDKEIEEARNKIDQGQPAGAVLQGAPKWMSCWASLADSYTESGPSSGLFDIPSQMELSGGARGNIIHKATISRHHDGSDADARRILPQVPQGDRSDIPTPSIHVHYNPNSTFDVENSSSAAPRNQDGIHRLTVQDDVEPDSLSDASKSDDGSIIEQRKPLSDTEEKKRQDKPSLPVKSTSFYIGSEEESKPQREGLKPSTPKAERKHVNRTFSTATLTKQKGSEDSGKVKPAASAPVLGHSTSPERKEAPVPLLIRQESFTKEKPSNAGLPNISSQPFQREPDCGLFQGTSSQDTHSYLKQTEDVLAVLEAKFQAEQSGATPSPIMDSLSGDSDVDTSSTVSQHSNKTKPNSPVRNQSAGSLQRERSSASTASQDSNPHSASSEKHHSYGSKNTTKTEHVRRPVGLRRSVGKRGSTDLSDDPQSLPYSDQEYNNQTRKKYNVPLQKEDGKTSRASQALNRANSLTTPRPTRASMLRRARLGEASDNEGTEIDKMPGNAVVKQPQETKKLSRLDMLAMPRKRTGSFNTPSDNEASSTPQWTGRSTGFSNRSTESSSSSIQRVSTPGAKPAERPQKAALSRTPVTRARSSSAKYASSTASSRRRQKGSDYTSTSDEEYDSNRSNLKHKRSQHFPASHSQPRAQPVVARHPKSCSRGSEEENQEGHNFQNWSAHSAEIARLSQDLAKDLAILAREIHDVAGDGEPQMPGVDHNAPVASATAHGQLVSHTPETGSNHRVQKGCTPRREPDQSSGDREQNSRQQAQTRDEVIGDSLMLSPVHQVIMAIRENMEQLADKIKVLFQDRMDIWEEIEAKMNSDSDFPVFKANDKEITSMLRELWHVKRQIEVINTVLEPSGTQEATSSSASAVSSSSGVRSSKPPSSRDWRTVHSVSKRGGGPRPSESVRRAAVTPDDLREGYLV from the exons TCTCGCAGTGTAGACAAACAGCATGCTGTGATCAACTATGACCAAAACACAGACGAGCACATGGTGAAAGATCTGGGCAGCTTGAACGGG ACATTTGTGAATGACCTCAGGATCCCAGACCAGACCTACATCACCCTCAAGCTGTCGGACGTCATTCGTTTTGGTTAtg ATGCTCATGTGTACATCCTCGAGAAGAGTCAGCACAAGGTCCCAGAGGAAGCTctaaaa CACGAGAAGTACACCAGCCAGTTGCAGCTCGGTATAAAATCTCTGGAATCCAAGATCAAGGAAAAGCAACTGCTTCACAGCTCAGAGAAGAGCAAAGACTCTATCTCCAATGTCAAACTGCAGGACAGGACTGAGCGAAAGGCCCTGTCCCTCACAG CTACCACAGATTCTCCAATATCCAAGCCTACACCTCTGTATGGCCAACCATCCTGGTGGGGGGAGGATGAAGACCCAGCCAATAAAAGGCTGAACAGAGAAGGAAAAATGCCAGAACAGGAGTCTCCAG AACCTGATAAAGACATTCCCAGATATGCAGTCAATGGTTCATTGTCAGACAGTCAGGCCAAGACCACGTTCTCTTACCGCCGAGAGCCAAGCTACTTTGAAATCCCAACCAAGGAATTCCAGCGACCCACCAAAAAGCCAGAGTCACAGGTTCAAGAGGTTCCAACAAAGGACACTTCAGATCCCACTCAGTGTGTCCCCTCAAGCCCAACACCCCCTGTGGTCCAAAGCCATGCCTCCTTCACCATCGAATTTGATAACTGCTCCCCAGGgaaaatgaagataaaagaCCATGTGACCAAGTTTGCGCTCCGCCAACAGCGAAAGCCATCCACGGAGGTAGCTACCACACCTACAGAGGTGATTTCAGCAGAAAGTAAAGTAGCTGACTGGCTGGTCCAGAGCAATGCTAGCATGATGATGAGGTCACAATGTGAAGATGTGCACAGCACAAACGGTGACCCATCAGTTCTGAAGATCACTAAAG CAAACCACGGAGAGGATGATTCTCACAATAATTCAGGGCATCCCGCAATAAATGGAAATGATTTCCTCCACTCGGACTCTCGGATTGTTCCCCAGGTTTCTCCACAAACCCGAAGAGCTTCCCCACCACAACGCTTTAACTCCCCAGACTCTGAGGGACCTGTGTCCTACTCTCCATCAGAGTCCCAGTCTATTTCCAGTCAAACAAAGGCTGAGCCTCACCAAGCTTTTGTCATTGAATTCTTTGAGGATAACTCAAGAAAGAAGCGCTCCCAATCTTTCACTAATACCACTGCCCCACCTGAGCCCTCAGGTCTCCACCTCCAGCAGGATAAGGGAAGAAAAAGCTTGAGCCCTACAGGGGAGAGACAAGTcccaccttcatcctccaccatTCCTCCAACCCAACGTTACACTATCCCACTGAAGGAACCTGCTTCTTCAGGGTTTCAAAGAGCTGGTTCTTTAAGAAAGGAAAAGACTGAAGACCGAACTAGCACTAGCTTTTCGGCTCGCTCTACATCATCTGTGTCTGTAAGACCCTTTAGCAGCGTAGGCCGTAGATCCAAACTTACACAGGAATTTACTGCTGAACTACTTAAACAGCAGAAGCAGAGCTCTTCTTCCAGCTGGAACAAAAGTACTTCTGATACCCCTAAAGCAGCTCAAAGAGGAACAGTGTTAGTTTCAAAATCTGTTCAGAACTCCACAAGCCCTCCTTCATCTGATCGCCCTCTTCAGCCTCGGGCTTCCTCTCCTATCCGCCAGCCTGTTCCACTCAAGGTTCCCATCATGGCTGTGGCATCCCAGAGTGAGGAAGTTAAGAGCCCCAGAAATGAAGAAGATGACAGTCTGAGTGATGCTGGAACCTACACCATTGAAACAGATGTTCAAGATAAAGAGATAGAAGAGGCACGTAACAAGATTGATCAG GGTCAGCCAGCAGGTGCAGTGTTACAGGGGGCTCCTAAGTGGATGTCTTGCTGGGCCAGCTTGGCAGACAGCTACACAGAGTCTGGCCCTTCGTCTGGCCTCTTTGACATCCCATCCCAGATGGAACTGTCAGGAGGGG CACGAGGTAACATCATCCATAAGGCCACAATCAGCCGACACCATGATGGCTCAGATGCTGACGCTAGACGCATCTTGCCACAGGTACCGCAGGGGGACCGAAGTGACATTCCAACTCCCAGTATTCATGTTCATTATAACCCTAACTCAACATTCGATGTAGAAAACAGTAGCTCGGCAGCCCCCAGGAATCAAGATGGTATTCACAGGTTAACAGTGCAGGATGATGTAGAGCCTGACAGCCTAAGTGATGCCAGCAAGTCAGATGATGGATCCATCATAGAGCAGAGGAAACCACTGTCAGatacagaggagaaaaaaagacaggacaaGCCCAGCCTCCCTGTCAAATCTACATCTTTTTACATTGGATCAGAGGAGGAGTCCAAGCCACAACGTGAAGGCTTAAAACCCAGCACTCCCAAGGCTGAAAGGAAACATGTTAACAGAACTTTCTCAACAGCCACTCTTACCAAACAAAAAGGCAGTGAGGACTCCGGCAAAGTCAAACCAGCTGCATCAGCCCCTGTACTGGGCCACAGCACCAGTCCAGAAAGGAAAGAAGCCCCAGTGCCACTGTTAATCAGACAAGAGAGCTTCACGAAGGAGAAGCCTAGCAATGCTGGACTCCCTAACATCTCTAGTCAGCCATTTCAAAGAGAACCAGACTGTGGATTATTCCAGGGGACCAGCAGTCAGGACACTCATTCTTACCTCAAACAGACAGAGGATGTTCTGGCTGTTCTTGAGGCCAAATTCCAAGCAGAACAATCAGGGGCCACACCTTCTCCCATTATGGACTCTCTTTCTGGGGACTCTGATGTGGATACTTCCAGCACGGTAAGCCAACATAGCAATAAGACCAAGCCAAATTCACCAGTTAGAAACCAATCTGCTGGTAGCCTCCAAAGAGAGAGGTCTTCAGCCAGTACAGCAAGTCAGGACTCGAATCCCCATTCTGCTTCATCTGAAAAGCACCATTCTTATGGATCAAAAAACACCACTAAAACTGAACATGTCAGAAGGCCAGTAGGATTGAGGCGCAGTGTGGGAAAGCGTGGCTCCACAGACCTAAGTGATGACCCTCAAAGCTTACCGTACTCTGATCAAGAGTACAACAACCAAACACGGAAAAAGTACAACGTGCCCCTTCAGAAGGAGGATGGCAAAACCTCCAGAGCATCTCAAGCCTTGAACCGTGCCAACAGTTTAACAACCCCAAGACCCACCAGGGCCTCCATGCTCCGCCGCGCTCGACTGGGAGAGGCTTCAGACAATGAGGGGACAGAGATAGACAAGATGCCAGGCAATGCCGTTGTTAAGCAGCCCCAGGAAACAAAGAAACTCTCCAGACTGGATATGCTAGCTATGCCTCGTAAGCGGACTGGTTCTTTCAACACACCCAGTGACAACGAGGCCTCTTCCACCCCACAGTGGACAGGCAGAAGCACAGGATTCTCCAACCGTAGCACAGAGTCGAGTTCAAGCTCCATTCAAAGGGTCTCTACTCCAGGGGCAAAGCCTGCGGAGAGGCCACAGAAGGCAGCGCTCAGCAGAACTCCTGTCACTCGTGCACGCTCCAGCAGCGCCAAATATGCTAGTAGCACAGCAA GCTCcaggaggagacagaaaggCTCTGACTATACTTCTACCTCAGATGAGGAGTACGACTCAAACCGGAGCAATCTTAAACACAAACGCTCCCAACATTTCCCAGCTTCTCATAGTCAGCCTCGGGCCCAGCCAGTGGTTGCTCGACATCCAAAATCCTGCAGCAGAGGTTCTGAAGAGGAGAACCAGGAGGGACACAACTTCCAAAACTGGTCCGCCCACAGTGCTGAGATTGCACG GCTGAGTCAAGACCTTGCCAAAGACTTGGCTATCTTAGCCAGAGAGATCCATGATGTAGCAGGTGACGGTGAGCCTCAAATGCCCGGAGTGGATCATAATGCACCTGTTGCCTCAGCAACTGCTCATGGACAG CTGGTTTCACATACCCCAGAGACTGGATCAAACCACAGAGTCCAAAAAGGTTGTACACCAAGAAGAGAGCCTGACCAGAGCTCTGGTGATCGTGAACAGAACTCCAGGCAACAAGCTCAAACAAGAGACGAG GTCATAGGGGATAGTTTGATGCTGAGTCCTGTGCATCAGGTCATAATGGCTATCAGAGAAAACATGGAGCAACTTGCTGACAAAATTAA GGTACTATTTCAAGACCGGATGGATATCTGGGAAGAGATTGAGGCCAAGATGAATTCTGACAGtgattttcctgttttcaaaGCTAATGACAAG GAAATCACATCTATGTTGAGAGAACTTTGGCATGTTAAGAGACAAATTGAGG TCATTAACACAGTTTTGGAACCCAGTGGTACACAGGAAGCTACCAGCAGCTCAGCTTCTGCTGTCTCCTCCTCGTCTGGAGTTCGGTCTTCCAAACCTCCATCATCACGAGACTGGAGAACAGTCCACTCTGTCTCCAAACGTGGTGGCGGCCCGCGGCCCAGCGAGAGTGTCCGGAGAGCAGCTGTCACTCCAGACGATCTCAGAGAGGGTTACTTAGTTTGA